One window of the Rhipicephalus microplus isolate Deutch F79 chromosome 2, USDA_Rmic, whole genome shotgun sequence genome contains the following:
- the LOC119170398 gene encoding very long chain fatty acid elongase 7-like isoform X3: MSFQTMNVKDSYSWILPDRDPRVEGWVLIGSPVAVTTVLACYAYFVKIWGPRMMKNAKPFELRKTILCYNAAMVLANLAIATRVGYYAFVTGHYDLFLQGPDLSTRPTTMILLQVSWWYLVLRLSECIETVFFVLRKKFNQVSGLHVFHHVSVSFCTYFYITYGGFSIACFETVFNSSVHVIMYAYYFLAALGPEVQRHLWWKRYLTRLQLVQFIVMIVRNVCLVFTLGVPYFSLPLFMLSQCLIFFIQFLSFYIRSYKSNAVRLVKCGGSSQDEHWKVERVKAQ; this comes from the exons GATGAACGTGAAGGACTCGTACAGCTGGATCCTGCCGGACCGGGACCCACGAGTCGAAGGATGGGTGCTCATCGGAAGTCCCGTGGCTGTGACCACGGTTCTGGCGTGTTACGCTTACTTCGTCAAGATTTGGGGGCCGCGCATGATGAAGAACGCAAAGCCGTTCGAGCTGCGCAAGACCATCTTGTGCTACAACGCCGCCATGGTGTTGGCGAACCTGGCGATAGCAACGCGCGTGGGATACTACGCCTTTGTCACGGGCCACTATGACCTCTTCCTCCAGGGTCCGGACCTGTCCACTAGACCAACTACTATGATTCTGCTTCAG GTTTCGTGGTGGTACCTGGTGCTGCGATTGTCCGAGTGCATCGAGACGGTGTTTTTCGTGCTGCGCAAGAAGTTCAACCAAGTGAGCGGCCTGCACGTCTTCCACCACGTGTCCGTGTCCTTCTGCACGTACTTCTACATCACCTACGGCGGCTTCTCCATCGCCTGCTTCGAGACGGTGTTCAACTCGAGCGTGCACGTGATCATGTACGCCTACTACTTCCTCGCCGCCCTGGGACCCGAGGTGCAGCGTCACCTGTGGTGGAAGCGCTACTTGACCCGGCTCCAGCTCGTCCAGTTCATCGTCATGATCGTGCGCAACGTGTGCCTCGTCTTCACACTTGGCGTGCCTTACTTCTCGCTGCCGCTGTTCATGCTCTCCCAGTGTCTCATCTTCTTCATTCAGTTCCTCAGCTTCTACATCCGCTCGTACAAGTCCAACGCCGTGCGGCTCGTCAAGTGCGGCGGCTCCTCGCAAGACGAGCACTGGAAGGTCGAGCGAGTGAAGGCTCAGTGA
- the LOC119170398 gene encoding very long chain fatty acid elongase 7-like isoform X2, whose product MRTPGIMRPLELMNVKDSYSWILPDRDPRVEGWVLIGSPVAVTTVLACYAYFVKIWGPRMMKNAKPFELRKTILCYNAAMVLANLAIATRVGYYAFVTGHYDLFLQGPDLSTRPTTMILLQVSWWYLVLRLSECIETVFFVLRKKFNQVSGLHVFHHVSVSFCTYFYITYGGFSIACFETVFNSSVHVIMYAYYFLAALGPEVQRHLWWKRYLTRLQLVQFIVMIVRNVCLVFTLGVPYFSLPLFMLSQCLIFFIQFLSFYIRSYKSNAVRLVKCGGSSQDEHWKVERVKAQ is encoded by the exons GATGAACGTGAAGGACTCGTACAGCTGGATCCTGCCGGACCGGGACCCACGAGTCGAAGGATGGGTGCTCATCGGAAGTCCCGTGGCTGTGACCACGGTTCTGGCGTGTTACGCTTACTTCGTCAAGATTTGGGGGCCGCGCATGATGAAGAACGCAAAGCCGTTCGAGCTGCGCAAGACCATCTTGTGCTACAACGCCGCCATGGTGTTGGCGAACCTGGCGATAGCAACGCGCGTGGGATACTACGCCTTTGTCACGGGCCACTATGACCTCTTCCTCCAGGGTCCGGACCTGTCCACTAGACCAACTACTATGATTCTGCTTCAG GTTTCGTGGTGGTACCTGGTGCTGCGATTGTCCGAGTGCATCGAGACGGTGTTTTTCGTGCTGCGCAAGAAGTTCAACCAAGTGAGCGGCCTGCACGTCTTCCACCACGTGTCCGTGTCCTTCTGCACGTACTTCTACATCACCTACGGCGGCTTCTCCATCGCCTGCTTCGAGACGGTGTTCAACTCGAGCGTGCACGTGATCATGTACGCCTACTACTTCCTCGCCGCCCTGGGACCCGAGGTGCAGCGTCACCTGTGGTGGAAGCGCTACTTGACCCGGCTCCAGCTCGTCCAGTTCATCGTCATGATCGTGCGCAACGTGTGCCTCGTCTTCACACTTGGCGTGCCTTACTTCTCGCTGCCGCTGTTCATGCTCTCCCAGTGTCTCATCTTCTTCATTCAGTTCCTCAGCTTCTACATCCGCTCGTACAAGTCCAACGCCGTGCGGCTCGTCAAGTGCGGCGGCTCCTCGCAAGACGAGCACTGGAAGGTCGAGCGAGTGAAGGCTCAGTGA
- the LOC119170398 gene encoding very long chain fatty acid elongase 7-like isoform X4, with amino-acid sequence MNVKDSYSWILPDRDPRVEGWVLIGSPVAVTTVLACYAYFVKIWGPRMMKNAKPFELRKTILCYNAAMVLANLAIATRVGYYAFVTGHYDLFLQGPDLSTRPTTMILLQVSWWYLVLRLSECIETVFFVLRKKFNQVSGLHVFHHVSVSFCTYFYITYGGFSIACFETVFNSSVHVIMYAYYFLAALGPEVQRHLWWKRYLTRLQLVQFIVMIVRNVCLVFTLGVPYFSLPLFMLSQCLIFFIQFLSFYIRSYKSNAVRLVKCGGSSQDEHWKVERVKAQ; translated from the exons ATGAACGTGAAGGACTCGTACAGCTGGATCCTGCCGGACCGGGACCCACGAGTCGAAGGATGGGTGCTCATCGGAAGTCCCGTGGCTGTGACCACGGTTCTGGCGTGTTACGCTTACTTCGTCAAGATTTGGGGGCCGCGCATGATGAAGAACGCAAAGCCGTTCGAGCTGCGCAAGACCATCTTGTGCTACAACGCCGCCATGGTGTTGGCGAACCTGGCGATAGCAACGCGCGTGGGATACTACGCCTTTGTCACGGGCCACTATGACCTCTTCCTCCAGGGTCCGGACCTGTCCACTAGACCAACTACTATGATTCTGCTTCAG GTTTCGTGGTGGTACCTGGTGCTGCGATTGTCCGAGTGCATCGAGACGGTGTTTTTCGTGCTGCGCAAGAAGTTCAACCAAGTGAGCGGCCTGCACGTCTTCCACCACGTGTCCGTGTCCTTCTGCACGTACTTCTACATCACCTACGGCGGCTTCTCCATCGCCTGCTTCGAGACGGTGTTCAACTCGAGCGTGCACGTGATCATGTACGCCTACTACTTCCTCGCCGCCCTGGGACCCGAGGTGCAGCGTCACCTGTGGTGGAAGCGCTACTTGACCCGGCTCCAGCTCGTCCAGTTCATCGTCATGATCGTGCGCAACGTGTGCCTCGTCTTCACACTTGGCGTGCCTTACTTCTCGCTGCCGCTGTTCATGCTCTCCCAGTGTCTCATCTTCTTCATTCAGTTCCTCAGCTTCTACATCCGCTCGTACAAGTCCAACGCCGTGCGGCTCGTCAAGTGCGGCGGCTCCTCGCAAGACGAGCACTGGAAGGTCGAGCGAGTGAAGGCTCAGTGA
- the LOC119169369 gene encoding very long chain fatty acid elongase AAEL008004 — protein MAASKTLSTLFFADDTSRTWLPKRDHRTEGWPLTGNPLPVLTITAAYVYFVKVAGPRWMSRRKPFDLKACILVYNLLASLLSAFFLCRFAKLAYLDLGYTFLQGLDTVDTPASREIVRLSWWFYIFKLCELTDTVFFVLRKKNQQISTLHVVHHVIVSWNMWLDVTYGAQSHEMFISCLNSFVHVFMYTYYFLAALGPAYKRLLWWKKYMTLMQISQFVLLLVHAIGMVFSKGNYLGLFVWLEAAQAILFFVWFMLFYIQAYTKKKV, from the coding sequence ATGGCGGCTAGCAAAACATTGTCTACACTGTTCTTCGCTGATGATACCAGCCGCACGTGGCTGCCGAAGCGCGACCATCGGACAGAAGGTTGGCCGCTTACAGGCAATCCGCTGCCAGTCCTCACAATCACGGCGGCGTACGTGTACTTCGTCAAGGTGGCCGGTCCCCGCTGGATGTCTCGCCGCAAGCCTTTCGACCTGAAGGCCTGCATCCTGGTTTACAACCTGTTGGCTTCCCTGCTCAGCGCCTTCTTTCTGTGCCGCTTCGCGAAGCTCGCCTACTTGGATCTGGGCTACACATTTCTGCAGGGCCTCGACACGGTCGACACACCGGCGAGCCGCGAGATTGTACGTTTGTCCTGGTGGTTCTACATATTCAAGCTGTGCGAGCTCACCGACACTGTGTTTTTTGTGCTTCGCAAGAAGAACCAGCAAATCAGCACGCTCCACGTAGTGCACCACGTGATCGTCTCCTGGAACATGTGGTTGGACGTGACGTACGGCGCCCAGTCGCACGAGATGTTCATCAGTTGCCTGAACTCTTTTGTGCACGTATTTATGTACACGTACTACTTCCTCGCGGCGCTTGGACCCGCCTACAAGCGGCTACTTTGGTGGAAGAAGTATATGACGCTGATGCAGATTTCACAATTTGTCCTTTTGCTTGTGCACGCCATTGGCATGGTGTTCTCCAAGGGAAACTACTTGGGACTCTTCGTGTGGCTCGAGGCAGCGCAGGCGATCTTGTTCTTCGTGTGGTTTATGCTCTTTTATATTCAGGCCTACACAAAGAAGAAAGTTTAG
- the LOC119170397 gene encoding very long chain fatty acid elongase 7, whose translation MAPEIALSIEFFTDNANCTWLPKRDHRTEGWLLTGNPLPLLVITAAYVYFVTVVGPRWMSRRKPFDLKTCILIYNLVASLLSAFFLCRFVKLAYWDLGYTFLQDLNTTDSPASHEIVHLSWWLYIFKLGELADTVFFVLRKKNKQISALHVVHHVIVPWNLWMNVTYASQTHMTFIICLNSFVHVFMYTYYFLAALGPAYKRLLWWKKYMTMMQILQFFLLSVHAVGMMFAKGNYVGLFVWLEAAQAIMLLVWFCTFYVQAYTKKSP comes from the coding sequence ATGGCGCCTGAGATAGCTTTGTCGATTGAGTTCTTCACTGACAATGCCAATTGCACGTGGCTACCTAAGCGTGACCATCGGACAGAAGGGTGGCTACTGACTGGTAATCCACTGCCGCTCCTCGTTATCACGGCCGCATATGTGTACTTCGTCACGGTGGTTGGTCCCCGCTGGATGTCACGACGCAAGCCCTTTGATCTAAAGACCTGTATCCTAATTTACAACCTTGTGGCCTCCCTGCTCAGTGCCTTTTTTCTGTGCCGCTTCGTAAAGCTCGCGTACTGGGACCTCGGCTACACCTTTCTGCAGGACCTCAATACGACCGACTCACCTGCAAGCCACGAGATCGTGCACTTGTCGTGGTGGCTTTACATTTTCAAGTTGGGCGAGCTCGCCGACACCGTGTTCTTTGTACTGCGGAAGAAGAACAAGCAGATCAGCGCGCTACACGTCGTGCACCACGTGATCGTCCCCTGGAACTTGTGGATGAACGTGACCTACGCCTCCCAGACACACATGACGTTTATAATATGCTTGAACTCTTTTGTGCACGTGTTCATGTACACGTACTACTTCCTCGCGGCGCTTGGACCCGCTTACAAGCGGCTACTGTGGTGGAAGAAGTATATGACCATGATGCAGATTTTGCAATTTTTCCTGCTGTCCGTGCACGCTGTTGGCATGATGTTCGCCAAGGGCAACTACGTGGGGCTCTTCGTGTGGCTCGAGGCAGCACAGGCGATCATGCTCTTAGTGTGGTTCTGCACGTTCTATGTCCAAGCCTACACAAAAAAGAGCCCGTAG